A window of the Mesotoga sp. Brook.08.105.5.1 genome harbors these coding sequences:
- a CDS encoding lipid-binding SYLF domain-containing protein, with amino-acid sequence MASLMAFGASLPKERIQNALSILQELSETEDSGSFAELMSKSSGIVIYPEMVKAALGFGGQFGEGFLLKRGEDGRWYGPLFLKLYGISYGFQAGVQKSGLVLVIMNEKGIEGFLSNNVTLGGSASISAGPTGKTLSADTDYKLEAAIYSYSVSNGIFAGVSLGGSIVRQDTETNREYYGLSLTPTEIIEREASGVGIEELVGFLNSLIGPKE; translated from the coding sequence ATGGCTTCTTTAATGGCATTCGGAGCAAGCTTGCCCAAAGAAAGGATTCAAAATGCCCTAAGTATTCTTCAAGAGCTTTCGGAAACGGAAGACAGTGGATCTTTTGCTGAGTTGATGAGTAAGTCTAGCGGAATAGTGATTTACCCTGAGATGGTGAAAGCCGCGCTTGGATTCGGCGGGCAGTTCGGAGAGGGTTTTCTGCTCAAGAGAGGAGAAGATGGCCGCTGGTATGGACCGTTGTTTCTCAAGCTGTACGGTATAAGCTACGGATTTCAGGCCGGCGTTCAAAAGAGCGGTCTGGTGCTTGTCATTATGAACGAGAAGGGCATTGAAGGTTTTCTAAGCAATAACGTTACCCTTGGCGGAAGCGCCTCAATTTCAGCCGGGCCCACGGGCAAGACCCTCTCTGCAGATACTGATTACAAACTAGAAGCTGCCATTTACTCTTATTCAGTCAGTAACGGCATCTTCGCCGGTGTATCACTGGGCGGTTCGATTGTACGCCAGGACACCGAAACAAACAGGGAGTATTATGGGCTATCGCTTACTCCCACCGAGATTATTGAGAGGGAAGCAAGCGGAGTGGGAATCGAAGAGCTTGTTGGATTTCTCAATTCATTGATTGGCCCCAAAGAATAG
- a CDS encoding glycerophosphodiester phosphodiesterase family protein, translating into MLVLAHRGMGKGRYENTLKSFEEGLSFGAHGIELDVRLTKDGAVILNHDPDLKRTLGLDVKLSETTLDELDKMDLIGFDSLTTLETVYKELPEETFIDVEIKAVEAVPQVIKIIKRFDAVERTMFSSFHHDCLLAFTEEFFGNPMIAPIIDKEIRQVGGEEYLAGVIKKYKPYSVNLNKDLFEYLGLEKGLSMLRKVREGGTKISLWTLNDQNLRLKVREVCDFLITDCSDKMREVV; encoded by the coding sequence ATGTTGGTTTTAGCTCATAGGGGTATGGGGAAGGGCAGATACGAGAATACGCTGAAGTCTTTTGAGGAGGGTCTGTCCTTTGGCGCACATGGCATTGAGCTCGACGTAAGGCTTACGAAGGACGGCGCAGTGATCTTGAATCACGATCCCGATCTCAAGAGAACTCTGGGATTGGATGTCAAGCTATCTGAAACGACACTCGACGAACTGGACAAGATGGACCTGATTGGATTTGATTCTCTAACTACTCTCGAAACGGTTTACAAAGAGCTCCCCGAAGAGACATTTATTGATGTCGAAATCAAGGCCGTTGAAGCCGTCCCTCAAGTAATAAAGATTATCAAGAGGTTTGATGCGGTTGAGAGAACAATGTTCTCCTCTTTTCATCATGATTGTTTGCTTGCATTCACCGAGGAGTTCTTCGGCAATCCAATGATTGCACCTATAATAGATAAAGAGATCCGCCAAGTCGGCGGCGAAGAGTATCTGGCGGGCGTCATAAAGAAGTACAAGCCCTACTCAGTAAATCTCAACAAGGATCTCTTCGAATATTTGGGATTGGAAAAGGGCCTCTCTATGTTGCGGAAGGTACGTGAAGGCGGAACAAAAATTTCACTCTGGACGCTGAACGATCAGAATTTGCGCCTCAAGGTCAGGGAAGTCTGCGACTTTTTGATCACCGACTGTTCTGATAAGATGAGGGAGGTAGTATGA
- a CDS encoding IS110 family transposase, whose amino-acid sequence MLYVGVDISSESFDVCFYLPEKKKMKSMKYKQDREGFREFLKKLNTYKGEKQVGMEATGSYHSNLYGFLRSKGIDVQLLDPYTLSKFMKAMSRSKTDKKDAKSIAVAMYRIFDLLSVSQVPEEEMSAFRDLVRMRSTVVANCSDLQRKLKSKLKIHMPELLKTFRSISSPVLLHLLSVYPSREEILANEEDAVKLLSSHRNWSEEKAREVIDSLKDSIGKPDTFGTYSTITSIFITEIKLLKEHVEALDEEIKKFLQKFPDNPLRTIPGIAEITEAEIVSEVGEINRFSSGKAFVSYIGLDPVIKQSGNMTRGLSISKKGNKHLRKTFYQLAKNLIKNTEKYKNKYEKMIERGVKKKVALVAIARAAAEMVYQLLKNNVPFDLSLS is encoded by the coding sequence ATGTTGTATGTAGGAGTGGACATATCCAGTGAAAGTTTTGACGTTTGTTTCTATTTACCTGAGAAGAAGAAAATGAAAAGCATGAAGTACAAACAAGACAGGGAAGGTTTTAGGGAATTTCTAAAGAAGCTAAATACTTACAAGGGCGAGAAACAAGTCGGAATGGAAGCGACGGGTTCGTATCATAGCAACTTGTACGGATTTCTTAGGAGCAAAGGGATAGACGTACAGCTTCTCGATCCGTATACCCTTAGCAAATTCATGAAGGCTATGAGCAGGTCAAAGACAGACAAGAAAGATGCAAAAAGCATAGCAGTTGCAATGTACAGGATATTCGATCTGCTGAGCGTTTCTCAAGTACCAGAGGAAGAGATGTCAGCATTCAGGGACTTAGTTAGGATGAGAAGCACTGTAGTAGCAAACTGTTCTGATCTTCAAAGGAAACTGAAGAGCAAATTGAAGATTCACATGCCTGAACTTCTTAAGACCTTCAGATCAATTAGTTCACCTGTGCTGTTGCATTTGTTGAGTGTTTATCCATCCAGGGAAGAGATACTTGCCAATGAGGAAGATGCAGTCAAATTGCTCAGCTCTCACAGAAACTGGAGTGAAGAGAAAGCGAGAGAGGTTATCGATTCACTCAAAGACTCAATAGGCAAGCCAGATACCTTTGGAACCTACTCAACTATTACCAGCATATTCATAACTGAAATAAAGCTTCTCAAAGAACACGTAGAAGCCCTGGATGAGGAAATTAAGAAGTTTCTTCAGAAGTTCCCTGACAATCCCCTAAGAACCATACCGGGTATTGCTGAAATCACAGAAGCCGAAATCGTATCTGAAGTAGGCGAAATAAACAGATTCTCTTCCGGGAAAGCCTTTGTATCGTATATAGGCCTTGATCCTGTTATTAAGCAGAGTGGTAATATGACTCGCGGCCTTTCAATCTCCAAGAAGGGTAACAAACATCTACGAAAAACCTTCTACCAGTTAGCTAAAAACTTGATCAAAAACACTGAAAAGTACAAGAACAAATACGAGAAGATGATAGAGAGGGGGGTGAAAAAGAAAGTGGCCCTTGTAGCAATTGCAAGAGCTGCAGCTGAAATGGTCTACCAACTTTTGAAAAACAACGTTCCATTTGACCTTTCACTCTCATAA
- a CDS encoding ABC transporter ATP-binding protein, with product MSKTSVSVRIENVTKVFKDVKGKADVIAVNNANFDIEPGELITLLGPSGCGKTTTLRMIGGFELPTKGKIFLGNEDITFLPPNKRDTATVFQSYGLFPHMNVFDNVAYGLKLRKLPTKQIKDKVMGTLDLVGLKDLAQRAPSKLSGGQQQRVALARSLIVEPSVLLLDEPLSNLDALLREQMRVEIKRIQKTLGITTIYVTHDRVEAMSLSDRIIVMKNGFIRQIGSPNVLYEDPNSKFVAGFVGKVAFLPVEVLEMNGTCKAKFEDKTVEVGKFSPELSPGEAAVIMARPESLKLVDPGEGMIEGQVTTNIYLGGSLESYVATEHGELLVQIDNPAEKKIYPEGEKVSIGIIPNLAKVLPNKDE from the coding sequence ATGTCAAAGACTTCTGTCTCAGTTAGGATCGAAAACGTCACCAAGGTCTTCAAAGATGTCAAAGGGAAGGCAGATGTTATAGCCGTTAACAATGCCAACTTCGATATAGAACCCGGTGAATTAATCACTCTGCTGGGTCCTTCTGGTTGCGGGAAGACGACGACGCTCAGGATGATCGGTGGATTCGAACTGCCCACAAAGGGAAAGATCTTTCTGGGGAATGAAGACATCACGTTTCTGCCGCCCAACAAAAGAGATACTGCTACAGTATTTCAGAGTTACGGGCTTTTTCCGCACATGAACGTCTTTGACAACGTTGCTTACGGCCTGAAACTGAGAAAGCTTCCCACAAAGCAAATAAAGGACAAAGTAATGGGCACTCTCGATCTGGTCGGCTTGAAGGATCTGGCCCAGAGGGCTCCTTCGAAACTCTCCGGCGGCCAACAGCAGCGTGTCGCCCTTGCGAGAAGCCTGATCGTGGAGCCTTCCGTACTGCTTCTAGACGAGCCTCTTTCAAATCTAGACGCCCTGTTGAGGGAACAGATGCGAGTCGAGATAAAGCGGATTCAGAAGACGCTTGGAATCACCACGATATACGTGACTCACGACAGGGTCGAGGCAATGAGTCTCTCGGACAGGATAATCGTGATGAAGAACGGTTTCATAAGGCAGATAGGCTCACCGAACGTGCTCTACGAGGATCCAAACTCAAAGTTCGTTGCGGGGTTTGTAGGAAAAGTAGCCTTCTTACCGGTGGAGGTTCTCGAGATGAATGGAACCTGCAAAGCAAAGTTTGAAGACAAAACAGTGGAGGTTGGCAAGTTCTCGCCGGAATTATCACCTGGAGAAGCCGCCGTGATTATGGCCAGACCCGAGTCTCTCAAACTCGTTGATCCCGGAGAGGGAATGATTGAAGGCCAGGTAACGACAAACATATATCTCGGTGGAAGCCTCGAATCATATGTGGCAACCGAGCACGGAGAACTCCTGGTGCAGATAGACAACCCCGCCGAAAAGAAAATTTATCCCGAGGGAGAGAAGGTTTCCATCGGCATTATCCCGAACCTGGCAAAAGTGCTGCCGAATAAGGATGAATGA
- a CDS encoding iron ABC transporter permease: MIGLYSWRKLLSFALISVLVFVALFWIFDTLKDSFFKVVRDNQRQLVTVLAESAPRDRELAEDWITAVNKEFDEAEIIYVHGVPGWDELQVFAPNEQLRSFYELNYSSEDFAKGFESVYYLENYYSSLKYSFEGKSVTLVFAPLIDETRYDMTGFLLFLMSAEAGENYANLLNLFMIAAFAVFVIIYFISKFFRDPVMGYVILGLFLMVGVFVAYPLFEAIRLTFLADGKFSMRTWVTILSSRQYLSALWGSVRLGILTATFSTIIGFIFAFVINRTAIRGKKFLSTMGLLPVISPPFSLSLSLILLFGSNGLITKQILGLKDFTIYGLGGLTAVQTIGMFPIAFLTLSGVLQAIDSTLEEASLDLNGSRWKTFSKVTFPLAIPGVLSSWLLVFTNSLADFANPLLLAGSYRVLSVEAYIEVTGRNRLGHGAALSILLLMPTLTAFLVQRFWVSRKSYVTVTGKPSSRLSDLVSKPVKFGLITFIVLIIVFILGLYGTIVAGCFVANWGIDYSFTLKNITEALQRGRDAIVDTFTLSAIATPFAGLIAMMAALVIVRKKFVGKRVLEGLILAPFAIPGTLIGISYVLAFNKPPLILVGTGAIIVINYIIRELPVGVEGGVATLRQIDPAIEEAAQDLGADSTTVFRTIVLPLIRPAFISGMSYTFVRSMTAVSAIIFLISAKWYHMTVLIYNFSESIRFGLASVLSTVLIIIVFGAFGLMRLLVRKNEYMEKNVTLN, from the coding sequence GTGATCGGATTGTATTCCTGGAGAAAACTCTTATCGTTCGCGTTGATTAGTGTTTTAGTCTTTGTCGCCCTTTTCTGGATCTTCGATACATTGAAAGACTCTTTCTTTAAGGTTGTTAGAGACAACCAAAGGCAGCTGGTTACGGTTCTTGCCGAATCGGCACCAAGAGACAGGGAACTTGCCGAGGACTGGATTACTGCAGTAAACAAGGAGTTCGACGAAGCGGAAATAATCTATGTTCACGGAGTACCCGGCTGGGATGAACTGCAGGTCTTCGCCCCGAACGAACAACTGAGAAGCTTCTATGAATTGAATTACAGTTCTGAGGACTTCGCCAAGGGGTTTGAAAGCGTCTACTATCTTGAGAACTACTACTCTTCCCTCAAGTATTCATTCGAAGGAAAGAGTGTTACGCTGGTGTTTGCACCACTGATAGACGAAACTCGTTACGACATGACGGGCTTTCTGCTATTTCTGATGTCTGCAGAGGCCGGGGAGAATTACGCAAATCTACTAAACTTATTTATGATAGCCGCATTCGCTGTCTTCGTTATCATTTATTTCATCTCGAAATTCTTCAGAGATCCCGTGATGGGATATGTTATTCTCGGTCTTTTCTTGATGGTCGGAGTATTCGTAGCCTATCCTCTGTTTGAAGCCATTAGATTGACCTTTCTGGCCGATGGCAAATTCTCGATGCGTACTTGGGTCACAATTCTCTCTTCCAGACAGTATCTTAGTGCGCTATGGGGGAGCGTAAGACTTGGCATCCTCACGGCTACATTCTCCACGATCATCGGGTTCATCTTCGCTTTTGTCATAAACAGAACGGCCATAAGAGGAAAGAAGTTCCTGAGCACTATGGGGCTTCTGCCCGTAATCTCTCCGCCATTTTCCCTGTCTTTGTCACTGATTTTGCTCTTTGGAAGCAACGGACTGATAACAAAGCAAATACTCGGACTGAAAGACTTTACCATATACGGACTTGGCGGCCTTACAGCCGTACAGACTATCGGCATGTTCCCGATTGCCTTCCTCACTCTTTCGGGAGTTCTACAGGCAATCGACTCTACACTTGAGGAGGCTTCTCTCGACCTTAATGGTAGCAGATGGAAGACCTTCTCGAAGGTCACCTTCCCTTTGGCTATTCCCGGTGTTCTCAGTTCCTGGCTGCTCGTTTTCACCAACTCCCTCGCTGACTTTGCAAACCCACTGCTCCTGGCGGGATCTTACAGGGTGCTCTCGGTAGAGGCATACATTGAAGTCACAGGAAGAAATAGACTGGGTCACGGAGCTGCTCTTTCTATTCTCCTTCTCATGCCGACACTGACGGCCTTCCTGGTTCAAAGATTCTGGGTAAGCAGGAAGTCATATGTGACCGTAACTGGAAAGCCCTCTTCGAGACTGAGCGATCTAGTTTCAAAGCCTGTAAAATTCGGTCTCATAACGTTTATCGTTCTCATCATCGTCTTTATCCTCGGACTGTATGGAACGATAGTGGCCGGCTGCTTCGTAGCCAACTGGGGTATAGACTACTCTTTCACTCTGAAGAACATAACGGAAGCGCTGCAGAGAGGAAGGGACGCGATTGTAGACACCTTCACCCTGTCGGCAATTGCCACACCATTCGCCGGACTGATAGCGATGATGGCTGCGCTGGTAATCGTCAGGAAGAAGTTTGTGGGGAAGAGGGTTCTTGAGGGGTTGATTCTCGCACCGTTCGCCATACCGGGGACGCTGATCGGTATCTCATATGTGCTTGCCTTCAACAAACCCCCGTTGATTCTAGTTGGAACTGGGGCAATTATCGTTATCAACTACATAATAAGGGAGCTGCCCGTCGGTGTCGAAGGAGGAGTGGCCACTCTCAGGCAGATAGATCCCGCTATAGAGGAGGCCGCGCAAGATCTTGGCGCGGATTCGACTACGGTCTTCAGGACGATCGTCTTGCCTCTGATACGTCCGGCATTCATTTCCGGGATGTCATACACTTTTGTCCGATCAATGACTGCCGTCAGTGCGATCATATTCCTGATATCCGCTAAGTGGTACCACATGACGGTTCTCATATATAACTTCTCAGAATCGATAAGATTCGGACTGGCTAGCGTTCTTTCCACCGTATTGATTATCATCGTCTTCGGAGCGTTCGGACTGATGAGACTTCTTGTGCGAAAGAACGAGTACATGGAAAAGAACGTAACTCTAAACTGA
- a CDS encoding ABC transporter substrate-binding protein, whose protein sequence is MRRFLVLITVICVAFSVTLLAADSFTVYTTLEELAAKELFDKYEEVTGIRVDWVRLSGGEAEARMEAEKLNPQASIWVGGVGLNHISAKLKGLTTPYFSRAAANTPEQYKDPEGYWIGLYLGPLAFATHNGRAAELGLEPPKGWFDILDSKYENLVRVANPNTSGTAYNLITCMISLFGGDEDLAFLYLKKLDRSIEMYTRSGSAGGKSVAIGEIPFAIGYAHDMVKLKAEGADITITVPEEGTGFEIASMSLIKGGPDPVNAKKLYDWILTEEAQAIIAGWYVIPVSRIAPKHPLSFSMEEIKTVHQNYVWDAENKERLLDRWTEEIGGGVE, encoded by the coding sequence ATGAGAAGATTTCTGGTTTTGATTACTGTCATCTGTGTTGCCTTTTCCGTAACCCTTCTCGCCGCTGATTCTTTCACTGTTTACACAACTCTTGAAGAGCTTGCGGCAAAAGAACTTTTCGACAAATATGAAGAAGTCACCGGTATCAGGGTTGACTGGGTGAGGCTCTCCGGTGGAGAGGCCGAAGCAAGGATGGAGGCTGAAAAGCTGAATCCGCAGGCCTCGATATGGGTTGGAGGAGTGGGACTGAATCATATCAGTGCAAAGCTGAAGGGTCTTACAACTCCTTATTTCTCCAGAGCGGCCGCAAATACTCCCGAGCAATACAAGGATCCCGAAGGCTACTGGATAGGTCTCTACCTTGGACCTCTGGCATTCGCCACTCACAATGGTCGTGCAGCTGAGCTAGGACTTGAACCACCGAAGGGCTGGTTCGACATACTCGATTCCAAGTATGAGAATCTCGTAAGGGTTGCAAACCCGAATACTTCGGGAACTGCCTACAATCTCATCACCTGTATGATTTCTCTTTTCGGAGGGGACGAGGATCTAGCCTTCCTCTATCTGAAGAAACTAGACAGAAGCATCGAGATGTACACAAGGTCCGGTTCGGCAGGCGGAAAGAGCGTTGCAATTGGAGAGATACCCTTCGCAATAGGTTACGCCCATGACATGGTCAAGCTGAAGGCAGAAGGTGCCGACATTACTATAACCGTTCCCGAAGAAGGTACAGGCTTCGAGATCGCTTCGATGTCTTTGATCAAGGGCGGACCGGATCCTGTCAATGCCAAGAAGCTGTATGACTGGATACTGACCGAAGAGGCACAGGCAATCATTGCAGGCTGGTACGTTATACCAGTTTCAAGGATCGCTCCGAAGCATCCGCTCTCTTTCAGCATGGAAGAAATCAAGACAGTTCACCAGAATTATGTCTGGGATGCTGAGAACAAAGAAAGACTGCTCGATCGCTGGACGGAAGAAATAGGCGGCGGGGTAGAATAA